A single genomic interval of Terriglobus albidus harbors:
- a CDS encoding ArsR/SmtB family transcription factor gives MKAAHANHVFRALADPTRRSIFEELTRQGEQTVHALTRYAGVSQPAVSKHLTVLKRAKLVRHRREGRETHYRAQPDALAPMVDWLQHYGTFWSDKFDRLEALLERMEP, from the coding sequence GTGAAAGCAGCCCATGCCAATCACGTCTTTCGGGCTCTTGCCGATCCGACCCGCAGGTCGATCTTCGAGGAGCTGACCCGGCAGGGAGAACAGACCGTTCACGCATTGACCCGTTATGCAGGTGTATCGCAGCCTGCTGTCTCCAAACACCTGACGGTGTTGAAGCGGGCAAAGCTGGTACGGCATCGCCGCGAAGGACGCGAGACACACTATCGCGCGCAGCCCGATGCCCTGGCGCCGATGGTGGACTGGCTGCAGCACTACGGCACCTTCTGGAGCGACAAGTTTGATCGCCTGGAAGCCCTTCTAGAGAGGATGGAACCATGA
- the purU gene encoding formyltetrahydrofolate deformylase, protein MTKAVLLLECSDRKGLVAAIMNFLVSEYDANILHAGQHQDAELARFFMRIEFECASELIHERVFAERFRKIADEYNMRWQLAESDVKLRVCLFVSQHLHCLADLLQRYQAGELECEIALIIGNHPDGEKLAGFYGVPFVHLPIDRDNKAQVEQGQQRLLAEHRVDLVVLARYMQILSPEFVAKWPARIINVHHSFLPAFIGAKPYHAAFNRGVKLIGATSHYVTSDLDEGPIIEQDVVRVTQGDTIPDLVRKGRDLERIVLSRAVRWHLEHRILYYGNKTVIFD, encoded by the coding sequence ATGACGAAAGCTGTTCTCCTGCTCGAATGTTCTGACCGCAAAGGCCTGGTTGCTGCCATCATGAACTTCCTCGTGTCGGAGTATGACGCGAATATCCTTCATGCCGGCCAGCACCAGGACGCGGAGCTCGCGCGCTTCTTCATGCGCATCGAGTTCGAGTGTGCCAGCGAGCTGATTCACGAACGCGTCTTCGCAGAGCGCTTCCGCAAGATCGCCGATGAATACAACATGCGCTGGCAGCTCGCCGAAAGTGATGTCAAACTGCGCGTCTGCCTCTTTGTCTCGCAACATCTGCACTGCCTGGCCGACCTGCTGCAGCGCTATCAGGCCGGCGAACTCGAGTGCGAGATCGCACTCATCATCGGCAACCATCCTGATGGCGAAAAGCTGGCTGGCTTCTATGGCGTGCCCTTCGTTCACCTGCCTATTGATCGCGACAATAAGGCACAGGTGGAACAGGGGCAGCAACGCCTGCTGGCAGAACACCGCGTCGATCTGGTCGTGCTTGCGCGCTACATGCAGATCCTGTCACCAGAGTTTGTCGCAAAGTGGCCGGCTCGCATTATCAACGTGCATCATTCGTTCCTGCCTGCCTTTATTGGAGCAAAACCCTATCATGCAGCCTTCAATCGGGGAGTGAAGCTGATCGGCGCAACCAGTCACTATGTCACCAGCGATCTGGATGAAGGCCCCATCATCGAACAGGATGTGGTTCGCGTTACACAGGGAGACACGATCCCGGATCTCGTCCGCAAGGGACGCGATCTGGAACGTATTGTTCTCTCACGCGCGGTTCGCTGGCACCTGGAGCACAGGATTCTTTACTACGGGAACAAGACCGTGATCTTTGACTAG
- a CDS encoding YfiT family bacillithiol transferase produces the protein MTTAVADLRYPIGKFSRPETITPAHRKEAIAEIAALPEKLTAALARLSEAQLDTPYREGGWTVRQLVHHIADSHLNAITRLKLALTEEKPTIRPYDEKAWAELPDTSLDVAVSVDLLKALHTRWATVLESLDDAQWQRLLQHPEEPAPWTVEHLTLIYAWHSKHHVAHIKLLEQHD, from the coding sequence ATGACCACAGCCGTTGCCGATCTGCGTTATCCCATCGGGAAGTTTTCACGTCCTGAAACCATCACGCCCGCGCACCGCAAGGAAGCGATCGCCGAAATTGCCGCACTTCCGGAGAAGCTCACCGCCGCGCTCGCCCGGCTGAGCGAAGCACAGCTCGACACTCCCTATCGCGAAGGCGGATGGACAGTACGTCAGCTGGTGCACCACATCGCTGACTCGCACCTGAACGCCATCACCCGGCTGAAACTGGCGTTGACGGAAGAGAAGCCCACAATTCGTCCGTACGACGAGAAGGCCTGGGCAGAGCTGCCGGACACCAGTCTCGACGTCGCCGTCAGCGTCGACCTTCTGAAAGCTCTTCACACGCGCTGGGCCACGGTTCTCGAATCACTCGACGACGCTCAGTGGCAGCGCCTGCTGCAGCATCCGGAGGAGCCAGCACCATGGACTGTGGAGCATCTGACTTTGATCTACGCCTGGCACTCGAAGCACCATGTAGCGCACATAAAGCTGCTGGAGCAGCATGACTAA
- a CDS encoding DoxX family protein, translated as MKASKGLLLGFWISTVIFALQMGFTAYAQLKLPQVAETFTHLGFPGYFRIELSWAKFAGLAALLIPMVPARLKEWAYAGFAITLVSALLAHLAVGDGFAAWSWSVGTGVLWGASYFFFRRLQLDAAPSSV; from the coding sequence ATGAAAGCCTCCAAAGGTCTGCTCCTCGGCTTCTGGATCTCTACCGTCATCTTCGCGCTGCAGATGGGCTTCACCGCCTACGCTCAATTGAAGTTGCCCCAGGTGGCCGAAACCTTCACCCATCTCGGCTTCCCTGGCTACTTCCGCATCGAACTCTCGTGGGCCAAGTTTGCAGGCCTCGCAGCGCTGCTCATTCCCATGGTTCCGGCGCGGCTCAAGGAGTGGGCCTATGCCGGCTTTGCCATCACGCTCGTTTCGGCGTTGCTCGCTCATCTTGCCGTCGGGGATGGGTTCGCAGCATGGAGCTGGTCGGTAGGAACTGGCGTACTGTGGGGCGCGTCGTACTTCTTCTTCCGCCGGCTGCAGCTGGACGCCGCCCCTTCTTCGGTTTGA
- a CDS encoding DUF4230 domain-containing protein encodes MVEERKHSGWAGRFVIALTIVFLVGSVATVLYLRHAVTGVSGRIASLLLGRPVSYDTSVPVVIEKIQSLRRMETVSYSMDTIVEGKRGNDVLPDLLFGDRLLLVVHGQAIAGVDLAKLKPEDVRVANGAIHVELPPSELFSANIDNQKTRVYLRTTGLFVPADQNLETETRAKAEDQLKQAALKDGILDNAKRNAQATVTTMLNGLGFTRVDVK; translated from the coding sequence ATGGTTGAGGAACGGAAGCATAGCGGATGGGCGGGGCGCTTTGTCATAGCGCTAACTATTGTCTTTCTAGTGGGATCGGTAGCAACCGTCCTTTATCTGCGGCATGCGGTCACGGGTGTCTCCGGGCGCATCGCTTCCCTGCTGTTAGGCCGGCCCGTAAGTTATGACACTTCGGTGCCGGTGGTCATCGAAAAGATCCAGTCGCTGCGGCGGATGGAGACGGTCTCGTACTCCATGGACACAATCGTCGAAGGCAAGCGCGGCAATGACGTACTGCCGGATCTGCTTTTCGGCGACCGCCTGCTGCTGGTCGTTCACGGACAGGCGATCGCCGGTGTCGATCTCGCCAAGCTGAAACCTGAAGATGTGCGAGTCGCCAACGGCGCCATCCATGTGGAGTTGCCGCCTTCAGAGCTCTTCTCCGCCAATATCGACAACCAGAAGACCCGCGTCTATCTGCGGACGACAGGTCTCTTCGTGCCCGCAGATCAGAATCTTGAGACAGAGACCCGCGCCAAAGCCGAGGACCAGTTGAAACAGGCGGCGCTGAAAGACGGCATCCTCGACAACGCCAAACGCAATGCGCAGGCAACCGTAACCACGATGTTGAACGGGCTGGGGTTTACGCGCGTCGATGTGAAGTAG
- a CDS encoding SRPBCC family protein has protein sequence MSSSAENTRTLVIERVFPHTPEKLWRALTETPLIAQWLLKNDFAPTVGHKFQFRSEPMPQWDGVIDCEVLVVDPLKQLSYSWNALGLESVVLFTLAPTPGGTHLRMEHSGFRADQQAAYHGANYGWQKFLGGLERVLAGDVQ, from the coding sequence ATGAGCAGCTCCGCAGAGAATACGCGCACCCTTGTGATCGAGAGAGTCTTTCCACACACACCGGAGAAGCTGTGGCGGGCGCTCACCGAAACTCCACTCATCGCGCAGTGGCTGTTGAAGAATGACTTCGCGCCGACGGTTGGACACAAGTTCCAGTTCCGTTCCGAGCCGATGCCGCAGTGGGATGGCGTGATCGACTGCGAGGTGCTGGTCGTCGATCCGTTGAAACAGCTCTCGTATAGCTGGAATGCTCTTGGACTTGAAAGCGTGGTGCTCTTTACGCTGGCGCCCACACCGGGCGGCACACATCTCCGCATGGAGCACTCCGGTTTCCGTGCCGATCAACAGGCGGCATACCACGGAGCGAACTACGGCTGGCAGAAGTTCCTTGGCGGTCTGGAGCGCGTACTCGCAGGAGATGTGCAATGA
- a CDS encoding CTP synthase, whose amino-acid sequence MSAKYIFVTGGVVSSLGKGLSAASIGSLLEARGLRVNLMKFDPYLNVDPGTMSPFQHGEVFVTDDGAETDLDLGHYERFTHARLSRDNNLTSGRIYEQVITKERRGDYLGKTVQVIPHVTNEIKSAMRKVAADCDVAIVEIGGTVGDIESLPFLEAIRQMRQDLGRDNTCFVHVTLVPWIAAAQELKTKPTQHSVKEMLSIGIQPDVLLCRSERNLPRDMRSKIALFCNVEEAAVIAARDVDTIYELPIAFAAEKADELILKYLRIDAKPADISKWQDLVHRAHNPKDEVHIGIVGKYVEYEDSYKSLKEALIHGALRHNLKLRVTWIEAEGLETEDDSYREQLRDFDGILVPGGFGKRGIEGMLNAIRYAREEKVPYFGICLGMQTACIEYARNVCGLAGANSGEFDPATPHRIIYKLRELIGVEEMGGTMRLGAWTCVMEPDSLAAKAYGATEISERHRHRYEFNREYEAVLTGGGLRLTGTTPDATYVEIVEIPTHPFFIGVQFHPEFKSKPLEPHPIFRDFVAASYKNRGHKEAPLTAGQSTALAE is encoded by the coding sequence ATGTCGGCAAAATACATCTTTGTAACGGGCGGAGTCGTGTCTTCCCTGGGTAAGGGGCTTTCTGCTGCCTCAATCGGCAGCCTGCTGGAGGCGCGTGGTCTTCGGGTCAATCTCATGAAGTTTGACCCCTACCTGAACGTCGACCCCGGCACCATGTCCCCTTTCCAGCACGGCGAGGTCTTTGTAACCGACGATGGAGCCGAGACCGACCTCGACCTGGGCCACTATGAGCGCTTCACCCATGCCCGCCTGTCGCGCGATAACAATCTGACCAGCGGTCGTATCTATGAGCAGGTCATTACCAAGGAGCGCCGCGGCGACTACCTGGGCAAGACCGTGCAGGTGATTCCCCACGTCACCAACGAGATTAAGAGCGCCATGCGCAAGGTCGCGGCCGACTGCGACGTCGCCATCGTCGAGATCGGCGGTACGGTCGGCGACATCGAGTCGCTGCCCTTCCTGGAAGCCATCCGTCAGATGCGGCAGGACCTTGGCCGCGACAACACCTGCTTCGTCCACGTGACCCTGGTTCCCTGGATCGCCGCCGCGCAGGAGCTGAAGACCAAGCCCACGCAGCACTCCGTGAAGGAGATGCTCTCCATCGGTATTCAGCCGGATGTGCTGCTTTGCCGCAGCGAGCGCAACCTGCCCCGCGACATGCGGTCAAAGATCGCCCTCTTCTGCAACGTAGAGGAAGCGGCCGTCATCGCCGCGCGCGATGTTGACACTATCTATGAGCTTCCCATCGCCTTCGCTGCCGAGAAGGCGGACGAGCTGATCCTGAAGTATCTGCGCATCGATGCGAAGCCGGCCGACATCTCCAAGTGGCAGGACCTGGTGCACCGCGCCCACAATCCCAAGGACGAGGTCCACATCGGCATCGTCGGCAAATATGTGGAGTACGAGGACAGCTACAAATCGCTGAAAGAAGCCCTGATTCATGGAGCGCTGCGTCACAACCTGAAGCTGCGCGTTACCTGGATCGAGGCTGAAGGCCTGGAGACCGAAGACGACAGCTACCGTGAACAGTTGCGGGATTTCGACGGCATCCTGGTGCCCGGCGGCTTCGGCAAGCGCGGTATCGAGGGTATGCTCAACGCCATTCGTTATGCGCGTGAAGAGAAGGTGCCTTACTTCGGCATCTGCCTGGGCATGCAGACAGCGTGCATCGAATACGCCCGCAACGTCTGCGGCCTGGCCGGCGCCAACTCCGGCGAGTTTGACCCTGCAACACCACATCGCATCATCTATAAGCTGCGCGAGCTGATCGGCGTGGAAGAGATGGGCGGCACCATGCGCCTGGGCGCGTGGACCTGCGTGATGGAGCCGGATTCGCTGGCTGCCAAAGCATACGGAGCAACCGAGATCAGCGAACGCCATCGTCATCGCTATGAGTTCAACCGCGAGTACGAAGCAGTGCTTACCGGCGGCGGCCTGCGACTGACCGGAACCACGCCGGACGCGACCTACGTAGAGATCGTTGAGATTCCCACGCACCCGTTCTTTATCGGCGTGCAGTTCCACCCTGAGTTCAAGTCGAAGCCGCTGGAGCCGCACCCGATCTTCCGCGACTTCGTTGCTGCCAGCTACAAGAACCGCGGCCACAAAGAAGCTCCGTTGACGGCAGGGCAATCAACGGCGCTCGCGGAATAA
- a CDS encoding TonB-dependent receptor, giving the protein MKKLFLLVLSGIVLLSARVYAQGTAGSVSGIVTDSTGAVISGAVVTITNPVSGHAQTATTGSDGRYTVSNLPFGRYHASAAAQGFQPQASDVQLRSAAAASLDFHLAVFAGNEVVTVEADAEDLINRDPVASTAIDRSLYEKLPTESTAAPLSSLVTLSTPGIASDSNGLFHPMGEHADTTYSIDGQPVSDQQSRVFGNQLSVNAIQSVNVIEGIPPAEYGDKASLVVQTTTRSGLDSKHPTGTISASYGSFGSATLSGAVGIGTQHFGNFVSLDGVNSGRYLDTPEFRPLHAHGNNQNFFDRFDFKPDDRDTFQLNLSASRSWFQTPNQYDQEAAGQDQRAKILSYNISPSWTHVLNSSMLFSVNPYLRQDNFHYYPSDNVFNDLPATLSQSRRLQNAGIKTDFSWTKGINTLKVGANFYHTFLHEGFSLGITDPSYNDPSSDSYNPNLAPYDLTRGGALYRFNGRTDIKQEALYVQDSLLWRGIELQLGVRADNYSGLSSRSMVQPRLGLSYQVKQTNTVLRAGYGKLFLTPYNENLIASSSTGVGGLSNGVFAAEPLKPGGRDQYNVGFEQGFGKHLVVSGEYFWKFTDRDFDFSVLFNTPLAFPIQWKKSKIDGFGIKVNMPNVKGFSAYSVLGHTRSRFFGPEVGGILFNDPSVTDATVFRIDHDQAFQQTSHLQWQPKKEGGWAGLTWRYESGLVAGNAPFATDTTSPVDLTYLTADQQQQIALTCNGVRATMNAPLSSCAPNLLSSPLVSIPAPGTEDDDRNPPRIAPRTMFDAGLGWDNLFHKDRIKTNISLTVVNLTNKYALYNFLSTFSGTHFVSPRTINGQVSFNF; this is encoded by the coding sequence ATGAAGAAGCTTTTTCTGCTCGTACTGAGCGGAATTGTTCTGCTTTCCGCTCGCGTGTACGCCCAGGGTACGGCGGGCAGTGTCAGTGGCATTGTTACCGATTCCACCGGTGCCGTAATCTCAGGCGCGGTGGTCACCATCACTAACCCGGTCAGCGGTCACGCCCAGACCGCAACCACCGGCAGTGATGGCCGCTACACCGTCAGCAATCTTCCTTTCGGCCGCTATCACGCCAGTGCCGCGGCACAGGGATTTCAGCCGCAGGCTTCGGACGTGCAACTGCGTTCCGCGGCCGCTGCCTCGCTCGACTTCCATCTGGCCGTCTTTGCCGGAAATGAGGTCGTGACCGTGGAAGCCGATGCCGAAGATCTGATCAATCGCGATCCGGTTGCCAGCACTGCGATCGACCGCAGCCTCTATGAGAAGCTGCCGACCGAGAGCACGGCCGCTCCTCTTAGCTCGCTGGTCACACTCAGCACACCCGGCATCGCCTCCGACTCGAACGGCCTGTTCCATCCGATGGGCGAGCATGCCGACACCACCTACTCCATCGACGGCCAGCCGGTCAGCGACCAGCAAAGCCGTGTCTTTGGCAACCAGCTCAGCGTGAACGCCATTCAGTCGGTCAATGTGATTGAGGGCATTCCTCCGGCCGAGTACGGCGACAAGGCCAGCCTGGTAGTACAGACCACGACCCGTTCCGGACTCGACTCCAAGCATCCGACTGGAACCATCTCGGCCAGCTATGGCAGCTTCGGCTCTGCAACACTTTCAGGGGCAGTCGGCATCGGCACCCAGCACTTCGGCAACTTCGTCAGCCTCGACGGCGTCAACAGCGGCCGCTATCTGGATACACCGGAGTTCCGCCCTCTGCACGCGCACGGCAACAACCAGAACTTCTTCGATCGCTTCGACTTCAAACCCGATGATCGGGATACCTTCCAACTCAATCTCTCCGCTTCCCGTTCGTGGTTCCAGACACCGAACCAGTACGACCAGGAGGCCGCCGGACAAGATCAGCGCGCCAAGATCCTGAGCTACAACATCTCGCCGAGCTGGACCCACGTACTGAACTCCAGCATGTTGTTCAGCGTGAATCCGTACCTGCGTCAGGACAACTTCCACTACTATCCGTCGGACAACGTCTTCAACGATCTGCCGGCGACGCTGTCGCAGTCGCGCCGCCTGCAGAACGCCGGCATCAAGACCGATTTCTCGTGGACCAAAGGCATCAACACGCTGAAGGTGGGCGCCAACTTCTATCACACTTTCCTGCACGAGGGCTTCTCGCTGGGCATCACCGATCCCAGCTATAACGATCCCAGCAGCGACAGCTATAACCCCAATTTGGCTCCCTACGACCTGACCCGCGGCGGCGCGCTCTACCGCTTCAACGGCCGCACCGACATTAAGCAGGAGGCACTTTACGTGCAGGACTCGCTGCTATGGCGCGGTATTGAACTACAGCTCGGAGTCCGCGCGGACAACTACAGCGGCCTGAGCAGCCGGTCGATGGTGCAACCGCGTCTCGGCCTTAGCTATCAGGTCAAGCAGACCAATACCGTGCTGCGCGCCGGTTACGGCAAGCTGTTCCTGACGCCATATAACGAGAACCTCATCGCCTCAAGCTCGACCGGTGTCGGTGGCCTCTCCAATGGTGTCTTCGCCGCCGAACCTCTGAAGCCCGGCGGACGCGACCAGTACAACGTCGGTTTCGAGCAGGGCTTCGGCAAGCACCTCGTCGTCAGCGGTGAGTACTTCTGGAAGTTCACCGACCGGGACTTCGACTTCAGCGTGTTGTTCAACACGCCGCTGGCCTTCCCGATCCAGTGGAAGAAGTCGAAGATCGACGGCTTCGGCATCAAGGTGAATATGCCGAACGTAAAAGGCTTCTCGGCCTACTCCGTTCTGGGCCACACCCGTTCCCGCTTTTTCGGACCGGAGGTTGGCGGCATCCTGTTCAACGATCCCAGCGTGACCGATGCCACCGTCTTCCGTATCGATCATGACCAGGCCTTCCAGCAGACCTCGCACCTGCAGTGGCAGCCGAAGAAGGAAGGTGGATGGGCAGGCCTGACCTGGCGGTATGAGAGCGGACTGGTCGCCGGCAACGCTCCCTTTGCTACCGATACAACCTCGCCGGTGGACCTGACCTACCTGACTGCTGACCAGCAGCAGCAGATCGCACTGACCTGCAACGGCGTACGCGCCACAATGAACGCACCACTCTCAAGCTGCGCGCCGAACCTGCTCTCTTCGCCCCTGGTTTCCATCCCAGCCCCTGGGACGGAGGATGATGACCGCAACCCGCCTCGCATTGCTCCGCGCACCATGTTCGATGCCGGTCTGGGGTGGGACAACCTTTTCCATAAGGACCGAATCAAAACGAACATAAGCCTGACAGTTGTGAATCTGACAAACAAGTACGCGCTGTATAACTTTTTGTCGACGTTCAGCGGAACACACTTTGTTTCGCCACGCACAATCAACGGGCAGGTGTCATTCAACTTCTAA
- a CDS encoding sensor histidine kinase: MKLPHPLQLRLPPCRWHRRQTLWLCLVILFFCIPLYGIDRDRTLGQLHHTGWTYIEGAPGQVRALAQTTDGYLWLGTATGLFRYDGIQFQLYKPQSGQAFPQRDVASLFATPDGGLWVSYFYGGVSFVKNGTVTDYGKRDGLPSGTVLAFARDRQGVIWIAAGNDGLARLQGSRWKKVGTDLGFSGAANTVFVNRAGTVWVGTPTSVAYLPEGGARFQIAARGLLRVRNFAESPDGTLWMAESGYGVRPVPLPEKNGGKRGPAVLVGSHAIAFDQRGSLWITTLGNGIRRVPYPDRLRPPKVEGPSAWRFHNPEVEEFTPQEGLTSDYVDCLLEDHEGNLWIGTSGGLDRFRQSPVVSVPVQPVANHGALPIPSVQSFTTSALAAGDEGALWAAGIGPQVLVKIHDDGVVTQLRDRYIDCIYRDPSGVVWLATPWSIFRLAGEYEIPSTKAAVTYNFDSVVSAGQGQTLRRLHLPTGDGVAVSLQSRVKTMTQDQSGRLWVSMESGTFRLERSGWTSLESLGGPRGTATAAFTDSQGRIWFGFANTIAMLDRKGVRTFSRKDGIQVGTITSIQSKGSKIWIGGEFGLEFWDGNRFQPVSPADGSAFSGVSGILANSDDGLWFAEQRGVIHIREAQLQQLSPGKVEFESFGLLDGFTAALRGSLSSPSAAQTTDGRLWFATTKGLAWIDPRRVVRNEVPPPVLVESVLANGRKYDTSAFFRLPPRTRNLQIVYTATSLTIPERVRFRYKLEGQDKDWQDAGTRREAFYTNLDPGSYRFRVIACNNDGVWNEAGSTLSFVVLPAFDQTLWFRLLCVAVLAGCLWLLYLLRLKQVTAHVRERLGARLEERARIARELHDTLLQGFQGLLLRFDAVKKAIPQDHPARNQMESVLDRADEVLHEGRERVRDLRHDEISANELPDKLAASGEELRKDHEVSFSLSVIGTPQPLDATVGDEVIRIGQEALANAFRHSRSSKIEVEITYDPNRVRLRVRDDGVGMSQDVLVRGRDGHWGIVGMRERTQKIGGQLKIWSQESAGTEIELTIPAAIAYPLAHKAERWHWIKRLLSPGG; encoded by the coding sequence ATGAAGTTGCCGCATCCGTTACAACTTCGTCTGCCTCCGTGCAGATGGCATCGAAGGCAGACCTTATGGCTCTGCCTTGTGATTTTGTTTTTCTGTATCCCTCTCTACGGCATCGATCGCGACCGCACGCTCGGCCAGCTTCATCACACGGGTTGGACTTACATCGAAGGAGCGCCCGGCCAGGTACGGGCGTTAGCCCAAACTACGGATGGTTATCTGTGGCTGGGAACGGCAACCGGATTATTTCGTTACGACGGCATTCAGTTTCAACTCTACAAACCACAATCCGGTCAGGCCTTCCCGCAACGCGACGTGGCCTCTCTCTTCGCTACGCCAGATGGTGGCTTATGGGTGAGTTACTTCTATGGAGGAGTGAGCTTCGTTAAAAACGGGACAGTCACGGACTATGGGAAGCGCGACGGGCTTCCTTCCGGTACGGTACTGGCATTTGCGCGTGACCGGCAGGGCGTGATCTGGATTGCAGCGGGGAACGATGGGCTTGCTCGGCTGCAAGGTTCACGCTGGAAAAAGGTTGGTACGGACCTGGGATTCTCAGGCGCAGCCAATACCGTCTTTGTGAATCGCGCCGGTACCGTCTGGGTGGGCACACCGACCAGCGTCGCCTATCTCCCCGAGGGAGGGGCGCGATTCCAGATCGCTGCACGGGGCCTGCTTCGTGTCAGAAACTTTGCTGAATCGCCCGACGGCACATTATGGATGGCGGAATCAGGTTATGGCGTACGGCCTGTTCCCTTGCCCGAAAAGAACGGCGGCAAGCGGGGGCCGGCAGTGCTGGTAGGATCGCACGCAATCGCATTCGATCAGCGAGGAAGTCTTTGGATTACCACTCTGGGCAACGGAATCCGTCGCGTTCCCTATCCGGACCGTCTCCGCCCACCAAAGGTGGAAGGCCCATCCGCATGGCGATTCCACAATCCTGAGGTGGAGGAGTTCACTCCACAGGAAGGCCTGACAAGCGATTACGTGGATTGCCTGCTGGAGGACCACGAGGGAAACCTATGGATCGGCACGAGCGGCGGTCTGGATCGGTTCCGGCAAAGTCCCGTCGTCTCGGTCCCGGTACAGCCCGTTGCGAATCATGGTGCACTGCCGATCCCGTCCGTGCAATCGTTCACGACAAGTGCGCTGGCTGCAGGAGACGAGGGTGCGCTTTGGGCTGCAGGGATTGGGCCTCAGGTCCTGGTGAAGATTCACGATGACGGGGTCGTCACACAACTCCGTGACCGGTACATTGATTGCATCTATCGCGATCCGAGTGGTGTTGTGTGGCTGGCGACGCCGTGGTCCATCTTCCGGCTTGCGGGTGAATATGAGATCCCATCGACAAAGGCAGCGGTAACGTACAACTTCGATAGCGTCGTGTCTGCAGGTCAGGGCCAGACACTACGCCGGCTCCATCTCCCAACTGGAGATGGAGTTGCTGTGAGCCTGCAATCGCGCGTCAAGACGATGACCCAGGACCAATCAGGCAGACTATGGGTATCGATGGAGTCAGGGACCTTTCGATTGGAGAGATCTGGATGGACCAGCCTCGAAAGTCTTGGTGGACCTCGGGGTACCGCAACCGCCGCATTTACTGATTCCCAGGGACGTATATGGTTCGGATTCGCAAACACCATTGCCATGCTGGATCGAAAGGGCGTAAGGACCTTCTCCAGAAAAGACGGCATTCAAGTGGGAACCATCACATCGATTCAGAGCAAAGGGTCGAAGATCTGGATCGGTGGCGAGTTCGGTCTGGAGTTCTGGGACGGCAACCGTTTTCAGCCGGTAAGCCCGGCAGACGGAAGCGCCTTCAGCGGTGTCTCTGGAATCCTCGCGAATTCTGACGACGGACTATGGTTCGCTGAGCAGCGGGGAGTGATTCACATTCGCGAAGCTCAGCTACAACAGTTGAGCCCCGGCAAAGTGGAGTTCGAGAGTTTCGGTTTGCTGGACGGTTTTACCGCTGCACTCAGGGGCTCTCTCTCCTCACCATCGGCTGCACAGACAACGGACGGCCGCCTCTGGTTCGCCACTACAAAGGGGCTGGCCTGGATCGACCCCAGGCGCGTTGTACGGAATGAAGTGCCACCGCCGGTATTGGTCGAGTCCGTTCTTGCCAATGGCAGGAAATACGACACCTCTGCATTCTTCAGGTTGCCGCCCCGGACGAGGAATCTACAGATCGTCTATACAGCGACAAGTCTCACGATTCCCGAACGCGTTCGCTTTCGCTACAAACTCGAAGGCCAGGACAAGGACTGGCAGGACGCGGGAACACGCCGCGAGGCCTTCTACACCAATCTCGACCCGGGCTCGTATCGATTCCGCGTGATCGCCTGCAACAACGATGGGGTGTGGAACGAAGCTGGATCGACGCTGTCTTTTGTTGTGTTGCCCGCGTTCGACCAGACGTTATGGTTCAGGCTTCTTTGCGTGGCCGTTCTGGCGGGGTGCCTGTGGTTGCTTTACCTGCTGCGGCTGAAACAGGTAACCGCACACGTCCGGGAGCGGTTAGGCGCGCGTCTGGAAGAGCGGGCGCGTATCGCCCGTGAGCTGCATGACACGTTGCTGCAAGGTTTTCAGGGCCTTTTGTTACGCTTTGACGCCGTAAAGAAGGCAATTCCCCAGGACCATCCTGCACGTAACCAGATGGAGAGTGTGCTCGATCGCGCCGACGAAGTTCTGCACGAAGGACGGGAACGAGTTCGCGATCTTCGTCATGACGAAATCTCTGCAAACGAACTGCCTGACAAGCTCGCGGCATCCGGCGAGGAGCTCAGAAAGGATCATGAGGTCAGCTTCAGCCTGAGCGTGATCGGAACGCCACAGCCCCTCGATGCAACAGTCGGCGACGAGGTAATCAGGATAGGACAAGAGGCATTGGCCAATGCGTTTCGACACTCCAGGTCTTCGAAGATCGAGGTTGAGATCACGTATGACCCTAACCGGGTACGGCTCAGAGTGCGTGACGACGGCGTGGGAATGAGTCAGGATGTGTTGGTTCGCGGCCGGGATGGTCATTGGGGGATTGTCGGCATGCGTGAGCGGACCCAGAAGATCGGCGGACAACTGAAGATCTGGAGCCAGGAGAGCGCCGGAACCGAGATTGAGCTCACAATTCCGGCCGCGATTGCATATCCGCTCGCCCACAAGGCAGAACGTTGGCATTGGATTAAGCGCCTTCTCAGTCCAGGCGGCTAA